The following are encoded together in the Nyctibius grandis isolate bNycGra1 chromosome 5, bNycGra1.pri, whole genome shotgun sequence genome:
- the CCDC134 gene encoding coiled-coil domain-containing protein 134 isoform X1, translating into MDFLFICPFLLALLLSWGSFADLEKQRVDSGLEIYKKLFEVKRKDQMNALKNLIELNDVNQQYKIIDIMLKGLFKVLEDSRAVLIAADVPPDRPFPQDEKIKDGRSASVLASRPFPVLSCIADIPPGTSARVAYSHVVENTAFFGDVVLRFPKIVHHYFDRNSNWNSLIRWGIGFCNLTGVFDQGPHSHVLGLMAQELGISEKSPDYRNPFKMDHSEFFPSADTFQKALREEEKRRKKEEKRKEIRKGPRISRSQSEL; encoded by the exons ATGGATTTTCTCTTCATCTGCCCCTTTCTGCTGgcgctgctgctgagctggggcaGCTTCGCAgacctggaaaaacagagggTGGACTCCGGCTTGGAAATCT ATAAGAAGCTGTTTGAGGTGAAGCGCAAGGACCAGATGAACGCACTGAAGAACCTGATTGAGCTCAACGACGTCAACCAGCAGTACAAAATTATTGACATCATGCTCAAGGGACTCTTCAAA GTGCTGGAGGACTCCCGAGCTGTGCTCATCGCTGCTGACGTGCCTCCCGACAGGCCTTTCCCACAGGACGAGAAGATAAAGGATGGTAGGTCTGCTTCGGTCCTTGCTTCCCGCCCTTTTCCAGTGCTCTCGTGCATTGCTGATATTCCCCCTGGGACCAGCGCCAGGGTAG CGTACTCCCACGTGGTGGAGAACACCGCCTTCTTCGGGGATGTCGTCCTGCGCTTCCCCAAGATTGTGCACCACTACTTCGACCGCAACTCCAACTGGAACAGCCTCATCCGCTGGGGCATCGGCTTCTGCAACCTGACGGGCGTGTTTGACCAGGGACCCCACTCCCATGTCCTGGGGCTG ATGGCTCAGGAGCTGGGAATCAGCGAGAAGTCACCTGATTACCGCAATCCCTTTAAAATGGACCACTCCGAG TTTTTCCCCAGTGCCGACACCTTCCAGAAGGCGCTGCGGGAGGAAGAGAAGcggaggaagaaggaggagaagcgGAAGGAGATACGCAAGGGCCCGCGCATCTCCCGCTCGCAGTCGGAGCTGTAG
- the CCDC134 gene encoding coiled-coil domain-containing protein 134 isoform X2 codes for MDFLFICPFLLALLLSWGSFADLEKQRVDSGLEIYKKLFEVKRKDQMNALKNLIELNDVNQQYKIIDIMLKGLFKVLEDSRAVLIAADVPPDRPFPQDEKIKDAYSHVVENTAFFGDVVLRFPKIVHHYFDRNSNWNSLIRWGIGFCNLTGVFDQGPHSHVLGLMAQELGISEKSPDYRNPFKMDHSEFFPSADTFQKALREEEKRRKKEEKRKEIRKGPRISRSQSEL; via the exons ATGGATTTTCTCTTCATCTGCCCCTTTCTGCTGgcgctgctgctgagctggggcaGCTTCGCAgacctggaaaaacagagggTGGACTCCGGCTTGGAAATCT ATAAGAAGCTGTTTGAGGTGAAGCGCAAGGACCAGATGAACGCACTGAAGAACCTGATTGAGCTCAACGACGTCAACCAGCAGTACAAAATTATTGACATCATGCTCAAGGGACTCTTCAAA GTGCTGGAGGACTCCCGAGCTGTGCTCATCGCTGCTGACGTGCCTCCCGACAGGCCTTTCCCACAGGACGAGAAGATAAAGGATG CGTACTCCCACGTGGTGGAGAACACCGCCTTCTTCGGGGATGTCGTCCTGCGCTTCCCCAAGATTGTGCACCACTACTTCGACCGCAACTCCAACTGGAACAGCCTCATCCGCTGGGGCATCGGCTTCTGCAACCTGACGGGCGTGTTTGACCAGGGACCCCACTCCCATGTCCTGGGGCTG ATGGCTCAGGAGCTGGGAATCAGCGAGAAGTCACCTGATTACCGCAATCCCTTTAAAATGGACCACTCCGAG TTTTTCCCCAGTGCCGACACCTTCCAGAAGGCGCTGCGGGAGGAAGAGAAGcggaggaagaaggaggagaagcgGAAGGAGATACGCAAGGGCCCGCGCATCTCCCGCTCGCAGTCGGAGCTGTAG